In Nitrospiraceae bacterium, the genomic window CTTGCCGGATCCGCTGACTTCGCCGCGACGGAGCGTCGAGGCGGTCCCTTGGCGCTCACATGCTTGTTGCATAATGACCGCTTCGTGAACGAGCGACGGATGCGGCTTACAACCAAACACCTCTCGCGGAAGCTCGACCGTCCCGACCTTTTGTTTTTTCAGATCGACGACATCAACCGTCGGCATGGCCTATCCCTTTTTCGACTTGCGCACGACGACGAGCCCATTGGCCGCTCCCGGAACCGCCCCCCTCACGAAGAGAAGGTTCTCACCCGGTCTCGACTCGATCACCTTCAAGCGCTGGGCCGTCACTCGCTCAGCACCCATGTGCCCCGGCAACGTCTTTCCCTTCCAGACCCGTGAAGGGAACGAACTGGACCCGATCGATCCAGGAGCCCGGTGAAACATCGAGCCGTGTGACTCGGGACCACCGGCGTAGTGATGCCGCTTGACCACGCCCTGAAAACCCTTCCCCTTGGACACGCCGATCACATCGACCCAATCGCCCTTTTTGAAAATATCGACCTTCACCGATTGGCCTACCGCAACATCGCCAACCTTCTTGAACTCGCGAAGCACGCGACTCGCTGGCGCCTCATGTTTCTTGAGATGGCCTAGCTCAGCCTTCGACAGCTTGCGGTCCTTTACCTCATCGAATGAAAGCTGAACCGCTTCATAGCCGTCGCGCTCTTTAGTCTTGAGCGTCACCACGCGGCAAGGACCGGCCTCGATGACTGTCACGGGAGTCAGCTGACTTTCATCGAAAATCTGCGTCATCCCGAGTTTTCTTCCTAAAAGCCCGTTTGTCATGTTCATCCAGTCCTAAGTGCTGAGTTGTGAGGGCTGAGACATCCGTCATCCGGATCTCCGCACTTAGCACTCATAACTTTATTTCCACATCCACACCCGCCGCCAAATTCAACTTCATCAATGAATCCATCGTTTCCGGCGTCGCGTCCATG contains:
- the rplC gene encoding 50S ribosomal protein L3, which codes for MNMTNGLLGRKLGMTQIFDESQLTPVTVIEAGPCRVVTLKTKERDGYEAVQLSFDEVKDRKLSKAELGHLKKHEAPASRVLREFKKVGDVAVGQSVKVDIFKKGDWVDVIGVSKGKGFQGVVKRHHYAGGPESHGSMFHRAPGSIGSSSFPSRVWKGKTLPGHMGAERVTAQRLKVIESRPGENLLFVRGAVPGAANGLVVVRKSKKG